In one Brienomyrus brachyistius isolate T26 chromosome 5, BBRACH_0.4, whole genome shotgun sequence genomic region, the following are encoded:
- the LOC125742400 gene encoding cytochrome P450 3A30-like isoform X1: MSYAWYFSAETWALILLLLTLVIAYGYWPFGFFKKLGIPGPKPLPFIGTLLEYRKGFFNYDLECFLKYGKIWGIYDGRQPVLAIMDPGMVKTILIKECYSFFTNRRNFGLSGPLHDAVSLAEDEQWKRIRSVLSPSFTSGRLKEMFTIMKKHSSTLVKNLKKTADKDESVEMKDFFGAYSMDSVTSTAFSIDIDSLNNPKDPFVTNIKKMLKFDFLNPLFVFVAFFPFMTSLLEKLDFTFFPSSVTDFFYASLQKIKAERQTKVHKDRVDFLQLMVDSQITEKECNENDVKGLTDHEILSQSMIFIFAGYETTSSTMSFLSYNLARNPEVMKKLQNEIDETFPNKAPVTYDKLMEMEYLDMTLNESLRIYPVAGRLERVCKKTIEINGVIIPKGTVVMIPTFALHRDPDVWTDPEDFDPERFNKKNKDSIDPYLYLPFGAGPRNCIGMRFALVLVKLAIVEILQNFDIVVGKETSIPLVLDIQGLLTPKSPIKLKLIPR, encoded by the exons ATGAGCTACGCTTGGTATTTCTCAGCAGAGACCTGGGCCCTGATTTTATTGTTACTCACCTTAGTTATCGC TTATGGATATTGGCCTTTTGGATTCTTTAAAAAGCTGGGAATTCCAGGGCCAAAGCCCCTCCCATTTATCGGAACACTTTTGGAATACCGCAAG GGCTTCTTCAATTATGATCTGGAGTGTTTCCTAAAATATGGGAAAATATGGGG AATATATGATGGCAGACAGCCTGTATTGGCTATTATGGATCCAGGAATGGTCAAAACCATACTAATCAAAGAATGCTACTCCTTCTTTACTAATAGACGA AACTTTGGCCTCAGTGGCCCCCTGCATGACGCTGTCTCTCTCGCAGAGGATGAGCAGTGGAAGAGAATTCGCAGTGTACTTTCTCCCTCCTTCACCAGCGGTCGTCTCAAGGAG ATGTTTACCATTATGAAGAAACATTCCAGTACATTAGTGAAGAACCTGAAGAAGACAGCTGACAAGGATGAATCAGTGGAAATGAAAGA TTTTTTTGGCGCATACAGTATGGATTCTGTGACAAGCACAGCCTTCAGCATTGACATTGACTCTCTCAACAATCCCAAAGACCCCTTTGTCACCAACATcaagaaaatgctgaaattcGATTTTCTCAATCCTCTTTTCGTCTTTGTTG CATTTTTTCCTTTCATGACGTCGCTGCTGGAGAAGTTGGACTTCACCTTCTTCCCTTCCTCTGTGACCGATTTCTTTTATGCCTCTCTTCAGAAAATAAAGGCTGAGCGACAGACTAAAGTCCACAAA GATCGAGTGGACTTCTTACAGCTGATGGTGGACTCCCAGATAACAGAAAAGGAATGTAATGAAAATGATGTAAAAG GACTGACAGACCATGAGATCCTCTCTCAGTCCATGATCTTCATCTTTGCCGGTTACGagaccaccagcagcaccatgTCGTTCCTGTCCTACAACTTGGCCAGAAACCCTGAAGTCATGAAAAAGCTACAAAACGAGATCGACGAGACCTTTCCCAATAAG GCCCCGGTGACATATGACAAATTGATGGAAATGGAGTACCTCGACATGACCTTGAACGAATCCTTGCGGATTTACCCCGTTGCAGGCCGTCTTGAGAGGGTTTGCAAAAAGACCATTGAGATTAATGGGGTCATCATTCCCAAGGGAACTGTGGTCATGATCCCAACTTTTGCTCTACACCGTGATCCCGATGTTTGGACTGATCCTGAGGACTTTGACCCAGAGAG GTTTAATAAGAAGAACAAAGACAGTATAGATCCATACTTATATTTGCCTTTTGGAGCTGGGCCCCGCAACTGCATTGGAATGAGATTCGCTCTTGTCCTTGTGAAACTGGCTATAGTTGAGATCCTTCAGAACTTCGACATTGTTGTGGGCAAAGAGACATCC ATACCACTTGTACTGGACATTCAAGGACTGCTTACACCTAAAAGTCCGATAAAACTGAAACTCATCCCACGCTGA
- the LOC125742400 gene encoding cytochrome P450 3A30-like isoform X2, which produces MSYAWYFSAETWALILLLLTLVIAYGYWPFGFFKKLGIPGPKPLPFIGTLLEYRKGFFNYDLECFLKYGKIWGIYDGRQPVLAIMDPGMVKTILIKECYSFFTNRRNFGLSGPLHDAVSLAEDEQWKRIRSVLSPSFTSGRLKEMFTIMKKHSSTLVKNLKKTADKDESVEMKDFFGAYSMDSVTSTAFSIDIDSLNNPKDPFVTNIKKMLKFDFLNPLFVFVAFFPFMTSLLEKLDFTFFPSSVTDFFYASLQKIKAERQTKVHKDRVDFLQLMVDSQITEKECNENDVKGLTDHEILSQSMIFIFAGYETTSSTMSFLSYNLARNPEVMKKLQNEIDETFPNKAPVTYDKLMEMEYLDMTLNESLRIYPVAGRLERVCKKTIEINGVIIPKGTVVMIPTFALHRDPDVWTDPEDFDPERFNKKNKDSIDPYLYLPFGAGPRNCIGMRFALVLVKLAIVEILQNFDIVVGKETSIPLVLDIQGLLTPKSPIKLKLIPR; this is translated from the exons ATGAGCTACGCTTGGTATTTCTCAGCAGAGACCTGGGCCCTGATTTTATTGTTACTCACCTTAGTTATCGC TTATGGATATTGGCCTTTTGGATTCTTTAAAAAGCTGGGAATTCCAGGGCCAAAGCCCCTCCCATTTATCGGAACACTTTTGGAATACCGCAAG GGCTTCTTCAATTATGATCTGGAGTGTTTCCTAAAATATGGGAAAATATGGGG AATATATGATGGCAGACAGCCTGTATTGGCTATTATGGATCCAGGAATGGTCAAAACCATACTAATCAAAGAATGCTACTCCTTCTTTACTAATAGACGA AACTTTGGCCTCAGTGGCCCCCTGCATGACGCTGTCTCTCTCGCAGAGGATGAGCAGTGGAAGAGAATTCGCAGTGTACTTTCTCCCTCCTTCACCAGCGGTCGTCTCAAGGAG ATGTTTACCATTATGAAGAAACATTCCAGTACATTAGTGAAGAACCTGAAGAAGACAGCTGACAAGGATGAATCAGTGGAAATGAAAGA TTTTTTTGGCGCATACAGTATGGATTCTGTGACAAGCACAGCCTTCAGCATTGACATTGACTCTCTCAACAATCCCAAAGACCCCTTTGTCACCAACATcaagaaaatgctgaaattcGATTTTCTCAATCCTCTTTTCGTCTTTGTTG CATTTTTTCCTTTCATGACGTCGCTGCTGGAGAAGTTGGACTTCACCTTCTTCCCTTCCTCTGTGACCGATTTCTTTTATGCCTCTCTTCAGAAAATAAAGGCTGAGCGACAGACTAAAGTCCACAAA GATCGAGTGGACTTCTTACAGCTGATGGTGGACTCCCAGATAACAGAAAAGGAATGTAATGAAAATGATGTAAAAG GACTGACAGACCATGAGATCCTCTCTCAGTCCATGATCTTCATCTTTGCCGGTTACGagaccaccagcagcaccatgTCGTTCCTGTCCTACAACTTGGCCAGAAACCCTGAAGTCATGAAAAAGCTACAAAACGAGATCGACGAGACCTTTCCCAATAAG GCCCCGGTGACATATGACAAATTGATGGAAATGGAGTACCTCGACATGACCTTGAACGAATCCTTGCGGATTTACCCCGTTGCAGGCCGTCTTGAGAGGGTTTGCAAAAAGACCATTGAGATTAATGGGGTCATCATTCCCAAGGGAACTGTGGTCATGATCCCAACTTTTGCTCTACACCGTGATCCCGATGTTTGGACTGATCCTGAGGACTTTGACCCAGAGAG GTTTAATAAGAAGAACAAAGACAGTATAGATCCATACTTATATTTGCCTTTTGGAGCTGGGCCCCGCAACTGCATTGGAATGAGATTCGCTCTTGTCCTTGTGAAACTGGCTATAGTTGAGATCCTTCAGAACTTCGACATTGTTGTGGGCAAAGAGACATCC